The following is a genomic window from Plectropomus leopardus isolate mb chromosome 3, YSFRI_Pleo_2.0, whole genome shotgun sequence.
AGCCTCCTAAACAGAGGACAGAATGCAGGCAGATCTTCAGTATGTTAGCTCTTTTATTCGTttatggtttgtgtgtgtgtgtgtgtgtgtgtttgtgtgtgttcgtgcgtgtgtctctctctcacccatAGCAGTCCACGCCAGCCCCATAACCACTCCTGGTGGAGTGACATCGTACATTCGATCTACTGTGAAAATAGGTTTTCCCACGTAGTCCTGCAGGTTGTCAGGTGTAACAGTCACTGTGCTTTGTTCACCGCTGACAATACAGAACGCCACCTTACGGAAAACCTGAAAGACCGAAGAAAGGGATGAcacattataaaacaaacaaacaaatgacactGGAGGATGTGCTACTTTCTAGTGTGACCGTGTCATTAAAGTGAGACATAATTTTGAGTCAATCTGCAGAGATACTGACTTTAAGATCAGTTTAGCAGGTGGTTTTCTGTTGCTTTCTGACTGATCCTCCCACACAATGCTCCTCCAAACACCAGCAATCACTGCTGCCTTAAAGGATGAAGCACTTGTAGAAAACACACTGCCAATCAAGGTTTCAGAACCATTTTTCCAGTTCTTATTGAAGTATACGCAGTTTAATGTTTCAATGTACTCTGAAATTAGAGCATCGAGcaataagatttttaaaaaatcatggaatCATTTTAATTTCCCAAAACTTGACCTACATTTTTGACTCCTCAAAGTAAGCCTATTTTGCAGCCGAACACAATCGAGGCATTCTTTCtacaatgaaaatcaaatatcgTTCTTTGTAACAGAAGTCTCACAAATGTGTCAAACCTGTAGGATGCTCTGCTTTCACGCCTGTTGACCAATTCATTCCAAAACAGCGTACTGTTCTTTTCTTCTAAGGTAGTCATGATATAGCCCTGAGGTATGTTTTGGGTAATTATCTTGCTGTAGAATTCCCAACCAGACATAGCCCAGAAGGcatttcacaacaaaatacTGTAGTAACCCTTTTGGTTCATTGTACTAGTCACTTTGTGCATATCTTACTCTGGATCTAGCAAAAGAGTCCCAGACCATCACACTTCCTCCTCCATGTTTGAGAGTTTGTGTCACAAACTGAGAAAGAGCCTTTCCCTTAAAAAATCCTGTGTGATGAACAGAagatttcaaattttgacatatctgTCCATAAGACCTCTCCCTCAGTACCTATCCATAAGACCTCAGTAGCTCACTGGCGTTGCCTCACTGCCCAGAAAAGcctcattttcatattttgccatCTTAGCAAAGGCTTTCTTACTGCCACTTCACCCGTCAAACCTGCAGCTCAACGTCTTCTCTTCACAGTTGAAATTGAGACTTACTCGCTTCAACCAGTGTTAAGCTGTGCTTTCACACAGTGTGCTGACTCTCAGAAACTTGCcttctgttgtgttgtggcTTTAGGTCTTTTGGACCTGTTCATGCCGATTTTCTCCAGTTTCCAAGTGCCTTTTGATGGTGCAGGAAAAAGTACACACTGACTCACAGGGAAAGACCTCCACTTATAAGGGTTACAATGGTCTATCTGGCTTAGCAATATATGACGTCCTGCAGCACCATATTGACCAAATCATGCTTCAGATAGTGCAGCTATGCAGTTTGCTCCAACACTCCATCTATATGGCCAGAAGGTTTGTAAGGATACAACAAAAGTGAGAGTCATCTGTGAGAACTGACTGCATCAATTTTTAAGACAAAACTTCTTTCAATTTCTGCAGAGCAACAAAAATTTTTAACCaattatttgttttcctttttttgtgcccTTAACTTTTTATAAAACTCTGGCAGTTTACGGCTTATCTGTGtaagatttcattttattcGCTGTATTTTAACTGCTTGAGTATCAGTAgaaactcaaaaaaaacaacagtcttGTTCTAAAACTTTTACCGCTATTGTTTATGAAGAATGTGCTGCTGATCCAACCAAAATCTTTGTCCTGAGCAAATTAATGAATGTGGGCTCTGGTTTAGTGCAGCCAGAACGACGCTTTCCAGTATTTTACCTTTTCAACTTGTTTCTGGAGGTTCCTGACTCCGGACTCCCTGCAGTACTGTCTGATGAGCAGACTGAGGGCATCAGATGAGATTGAGGCTTTGTCCTCAGTCAGACCACACAGCGAGCGGAGCTGAGGCACCAGGTATTGCTGGatagacagacagtgagagagacagaaatgatgTAAAAGcaaggcttttaaaaaaatttatatatataataatatattaaaacattcaacaataataataagaaaaacagcTAATATCAAGGGCAAAACCTATGTAAAATAATATGACAcgacaaataaaatattgttattcgTTCGCAATATTTAAGTACAATCCACAATCACATTAGTGCAGAGGCAGGTGTTGTTGTTACCTGAGCAATAGCCAGTTTCTCCTGGGCCACATATCCAGACACGTTGATCATCTCCATCCTGTCTCTGAGAGGCTCTGGGATGGTGTCAATCACATTGGCCGTGCAGATAAACAAAACCTTCATTGGAGCAGACAGAAATGGGTGGGGCTTAAATACActgcatgtcatttttcactTGAATTAAGGTAAACAGAACCTTTTCCATTAGAACATTTTACAGGGAAGCTTTACTGGCATGTCAATGTCACACTGACTGTACACACACTCCTACCTTTGACAGATCTACAGGGACATCCAGGTAGTGGTCGAGGAAGTTGGCGTTCTGTTCGGGGTCCAGAAGCTCCAGCAGTGCAGAAGAGGGATCACCCTGGTAACCACGACCCATCTTATCCACCTGATGATGAAAGGcaggagaaaaacacatcatcatcTAATGTGTAACTGCAAGAGAGCAGTGGTTAAACAGTATATGTTAATGTTGGAGCATGACTTTCATGCTAtgattaaagacattttcatacaaacaaTATTTGTCCACATGTCACTCGGTGTCACACTAGTGGTTATATGGGCCAAGTCATCTATGAGTAGTAATAACCAGAAAGACTGTTCATTACAGACACTTAATAACTCATTAGCAGAATTCCTCCAGTAATATTAGTGTTGCTCTAATATGGATTTTTATTGAACTCAACAACTACAGGAGCAGCATCATCATACTGACCTCGTCTATTAGCACCAGAGGGTTCTCTGTCTTGGTTTTCTTCAGACACTGGATAATCTTCCCTGGCATCGCTCCAACATACGTTCTCctggacgcacacacacagttgcatTTCAGATAATCATATCCCCACATTTAATTAAGTTGCGACAAAGGATgcacagtatactgtatatgtggCTGATACATTATTggcaaataaataagaaaattaaattctTATTGTTTTTGCACAACATTGCGTTGTATTAATCCACCATTCATTATGAGCAGTTTATAAAATACCTGTTAAGTGAGCGGAACATTAACTTGAGACATCGTTGACCACTATGCCTGCAGTAAGCTCGCTGTCCTCTTTAATCTACAGCTGGTATGTTTTACGGTCACATCAAGCTCACTGTGCTGATAGCAAATTGTTTCACTAACCGCAAAGACTGATGGTTTGTaagaatttaaacaaaatagCTATTTAACCTTAAAATTTGTTGAATTCCTGTAGAATCACACTAAGCAGACTCTGGTCCTGTCCAGCAGTGAGTCTCTGAAcaccagcagcagaggagagagtgaaTGAGCTACAGGACTGTTAGCGAGTTTATATGAAGAGACCTGCAACTTTTCTAAACTGCTGTAAAGTCCAAATGAATGTAAACTCATTCCAGTAGTTTTTGTAGCCTATACATGCCTGTCGTTAAGGAGATAAAGTCTAGCGTTAATTAGcctatacattaaaaaacagaataagattatttcatatatatttacaaGAATTAAATGCATTCTTCATTTTAGGGATGGTGAAGTATTactgtgatataaaaataaacaccaaagtcTAAAAGTATAACTTTTATTGTTCTATTGTAagattaaaaagattatttataagcacaaatttcCATCAGTGCATCTCTACTATTTAAGCACCACTTTGTAGGTGCATTGTTTTGTATTAGCTGTCAGTATGCAGCTTTCCCTCATtgattttcttcatctttttgtgCTCAGTAGCTGCCTAATAATAGAGACAGAGTCATGTACGCGATACTGACAATGTAAGCTATCATCAGGTCCCTCACTAATAACGGCAGTGTAGACTTCCAGACCTGTGTCCTTTAATCTCAGCCACATCGGTCATGCCTCCCACGCTGAACCTGAAGTACTGTCTGTTGAGGGCTCTGGCTATGGAGCGGGCGATGGAGGTCTTCCCTACCCCCGGAGGACCGTAGAAACATAGGATCTTCCCCTGAGTGGAGCCACGCAGCTGGCTCACCGCTATGAATTcctgcacagagacagagaggcatcACTTTCAGTTCTGCCAGAAAAAGCGCCACAGCTTTTGATGTGTGGATATTGGAACATTGGCCATTgagttaaaaaaattgttttgttatgcttttaaatgctgtgtgtgtgtgtgtgtgtgtgtgtgtgtgtgtgtgtgtgtgcgcatctACTAACCAATATGCGCTTCTTAACATCATCCATTCCATAATGGTCTTCTTCCAGAACCTCTTTTGCTCTCTCCAGTGATAAGTTCTCCTCGCTGTTGGTGCCCCAGGGCATGCTGGTCAGCCAGTCAAGGTAGTTACGGgtcacactgaaacacacagttTTTGTGGTTATTATTGTTGATATTTGCTGTAGTAAACAGGATATTCATGATTTTAGTATCTCTgttttttggttccagctggGAACCAACTTTAAGTGTTCTAAGCCTATTTATTATCAGTCAAGATGCTCTGAacagttcaaaattaggtgcccgaaaaagaaaagaacttgTTCCATGTTGGTAGAAAAGGAGTAAGAGTGTTATTGATACCAATCACCTGTAACATGActctgacaaaatcaaaatcatcaatcatcaaTCATCTAACTGCAGCAGATCTACAGGTTTAACTGACGACATACACCATCTGCAGGCACAGAAAGTAAAAGCTGCTGCAGTTTCTGCATTAATGCGACCTGCAGGTAATAACTGTTACACTTAACTGAAGTTTAATCCTTGATGAAATCTAATGAAGTATCCACAATTTACAGGcttaattttctgtgttttcctcaatatgttttgttgcattagattttgattttttctttcttttttttttaactaaaagtACCAATAAGTGAGCCTGAATTTAGCTCTAGCAAGAAAAAGGTCAGCGGAATATAATGACATCAGGCATCAACAGCTAAAATACAATTCATGTTGCTCTGTTCAGTGGTTGTCAAGATGACATGTTCTGGACTGTGTGTTCCTCAAACAAATCAAGTGTGTTCCTCAAACAAGTGTTCCTCAAACAAATCAAGTGACGTTATGATTGGAAGACCCTCTCAGGCTAGTgggacaaaaaatacaaaagactAACTTGAACTCTGACGAATGGTTGTCCAGCAGTCCCAGTTTGTTGAGTTCTTCATTGATGACGTCCATTATGTGCTGTGGGACTGTCCTCTCTTTGAGTCTCTCTCTGAACTTCTCTTCGATGGcttctttgtcctctttttcCAGACCAAGTTCCtgagaaaacacaacacacacattgttttaaTGGCTCAAAGCCCATATGTGCTGGTTCAGATGTCCGCTGTGCTGGGCCTACACAATATTATACAGGTGTGACATACAGGAAAAGTGCAAGTCTAAAGATTGACAGACAAAATGACAGACAGGCGGACATCAGCCTACCTTCTTAATGATCTTGAGCTGCTCCTGTAGCAGGTACTTCCTGTGGGTCTGTTTGATCTTCTCCTCTACCTGTGAGCAGAGCAAAAGGATGGATGAGTGACTGAGGGTGATGAGCAGAGCAGTGGCTAAAGCTCATACATgttttgacctctgacctctctgccCAGTCGCTGCTGCAGTTTACTCAGCTCATACTCCTTcttcagcagagacagagccTTGTAGAGACGCTTTGGgatctgcagagacacacaagaACAAAGTTTAATAGGCCTGTACGAGTCATTGTAGGGTTTCAACAGAAGAAATATAAAgatacaaacatatatatttaaacgCTTGGGGAAGCACCTGCATGCTGTTCTTTATTccaagaaattgccaaaaaaaacacttactcCTCATATTTGTAACAAAACAGCTGCAATAACTCCAACCTTAAATGTTGccagatttgttttgttgtcttggAATGAGCTTATCACTGCCCACTATGgctgttgaaatgaaaaaaaaaacccaaaacacccACTATGACTgtgatttacaaaaaacacagttactGTGGGTGTTTCCTTTCCCATGTGCCTCAGGCTGCAGTAATAATCCTTTTCTGGCATTGCACATCAGAATAAGAAGATTCCATACTCGTACGTGGGCAAGACGCACAAAGTTAATACGTATGATTTAGCTAAATAGTTTTCTGACAGTGTGTTTCATTTTAGGAGAAAAGACTTGAAGGATGAGGGCTAACTGGTTGATTTGGCATGTCTGGCCAACTTCCCACCTGTTaaaagcagcacacagcagcttCCCTGAGCTTTaatatacagggttcccacacatttacatgaaaaaaatgtaaaacttctccatgacttttcaaggaccaataatattatttttctctttttcatttgcccgatatttttcaaacaaacgTATTTTTTTAGAGCTACGTTAGGTtgacaactacaaaaaataaattgattacGTTGCATTTCGTGGATGGTTATCCACCAATTATTACTGTAATGATttcactacacacacaaaaattccatgacctttccataacgtttgatattttttcttattccgtgacttttccaggcctggaaaatgtgattgtgaaattccatgacttcttcCAGGTtatccatgaccatgggaacacAGAATACAGGAATAGTCCAGGACTGTCTCCCACAGAGAGGACAACAAAGTCCCAAACAGGACTCTCAGCATGCACACTGCTCACATTGGTCTCCTCGAGGACGTCTTGTAGCTCCTGTGACTCTGCTCCTGTCAGAGCTGCTCCCATGTCGCTGAGGTAGATGGGATTATCGACCACTCTCTGACCCGCCTGCATCATCTGGAGGACGGACTCTCTGGCacacaaacaagacacacaTTTCAGAGGATTTCAATGTCAGCATCACTACATGTGGAGTTCTTCCTCAGCCTGCTGGTCTAAGACTAATCAGGACACTGACTATGAATATAATTTCAAGAGTCTCAGTCACAGAAGAGGGGTATATTTGCAAAAACCCATGTCTATGTTTCCattaattttcctgttttttttttgtgtgtgtgtttatgtgtgtgtttgtgtgtgcctgagATACGCGAAAAGGAATAAAGTCCAATGCTATAATTTTACCACCACCAAACTTCACACCAGGATATTGTGCATGAATGTGCACAGGTCCGTCCTGAACTCGAGTCATGTTGTGCTTaataagttaaagaaaatatataatgaaaaacATGTGAAGCTCTAATAAGCAGAGGTAAAAGTGACATTAAGGATGTCTCAAGCAGATGcaaaaaaactctaaaacactgaaatattatAGGAACCCGTCAAGAGAAACCTGTGGTGCAGGTGATATTTTTTGTACAGTGTAAGCATAACAACTATGGGATGGTAAAAGGTGGTGAGGACTGATTGTGACAGATAGATGACTAACTAAATAAGACTTACCTGTAGAGGGGGTTCAGTGCGATGATGTCCCTGATGGTCTTCACAATCTCTGCTGTGAGCGCCTGCAGAACGCAAACACATCACAGAGATGTTTACTTTTTAGTAAGACTCTTTGTTTCATGACATCTGccacaaaatcagaaaaaaatccataatggAAATCCCTTCCCCAGCTGTTCATGACATGCAATGTGTGTTTTGTACCTTGACCTCCTCTGTGACAGTGAACTGCTCGTGTTGAATGTTGTCCACTTCAACCATCAGGATGTTGGAGGAGGGCAGCGGCTGAAACTCTGGACTCAGGTCTGCTTCTGAAATCTGTGCAAAAGCATAGAGTTAAAAATCACTATTtgcaatatgaaaataaactacTAATACTTTTCTACCACCACTAGTGAACTTACAATGTAGCGAGTGTGACAGTTCAACTGTTTCCCTCTGAACAAATACTGCTCTATCTTATCTTGTTTTATCGGTAGTTGTAATCACAACATACACATTAGAAGAACAGTAGTGCAAAGTAGATACTatccattttcttgtgctgctttcacacaccttttacaaatatttaaacccttgaaccctgagcatattggtatgatttctttccaaaatacaggaaaaatggcaatgagcaatttgacaatttgatattttccacaaactgcagaaaaagtatagattttatttttttttaaagctaggaaAAGATGTCTGAGGAAAAACATCTCATGAaaatactatatttataatagtTAATAATTATtgtgattacatatttaaaataatgtaactgaattattataaattttgaAAGTACTTTTTGCGAgccttgttttcatttttttctttttttgtctttattccttttttttctttttccaaaatttcTTGCcttaatgttcattttttgtttgtgtgtatcaaTATTGTGAGGTAAAATGCTCTGGGGAGATCTAATTACATTGCTGGATTTGCCAGTTTGGGCCCCAGGCAAGAAAAAAGCTGTTGGGCCTGAAGTAACAACCCAACCCCACATCCCACCCTCATGGTATAGTCGCCCTAAAGTTTTCATTAAGTACACACAGCTGAGCAAACTATAAGAACCCAACCAGTAGACCTGGACTACCAGGCTCCAGGTTTTCCGAGTCAGTTAGTTTTTGGTAACTCAAATTCAAACACACTTATTATTCTAGAGGCTATATaatatgaagtaaaaaaaatactttaatttgaGGACATGCAGGGAAACCAGTGGGTGGTAGCCTCATCACACTAGTAAACAAAAACTGCCTGTCTGTGGTGATATAAATGGTTATAGAATTTCATCAACATTTACAATATGAATAAACCTGTTGTCACTTTCTGAAACTATTAACACTTATGACACATGAAAACTGTGTGATACCTTTCAAAACTGCAGCTAGCGAGGCACAGCACATGTTTAGGTAGCGAGACAATTAGAATTTGAAACAGCGTTAGCCAGAGGTTTTGAatcgagtcacatgacttggactcgagTCAGATTTGAGTCTGGAacttgatgactttagactcagcttgaaaacatcaaaagagacttggactttaacatcAATGGGTCtaacttcacttggacttgagccttttgacttgaaaatacttgataccttcccccaaagtccaacattttaaaagaatgttttcaaaaatgaatcaattaatttcCAACGCTTTTCCCGAGACCTATTTTGTTTGATCCAATCCAACAGCATCCAATCAAACTGCAGGAAAGAACCACGAAGAACAAACGTTACGTTACTGAGCACCGGTTggaaaaaatgattcaaaagaTAAATTTGTTCtggtgcaaaaacagacagaccaCACAGTGgtcaagaaaacacaaactgcagtatgcaaaatgtgTGGGTCAAAAATTCTACAAACTTGTTTTTgcagataattatttttttaagcattcacaatttttgtcatttaaatgtattcttGTCAAAATGACATTATACCTGTTCAAGAGCTCATTATGACTAGTTTAGGACtcgaaactcaaagtttaggattGAGGACgtgtcagtcttgacttgggacttgacttgggacttgcaaaacaatgacttggccCCACCGCTGGTACTACTTACAGCTAATGCCGTAAAGTAGTAGACTTTTGTTGACTAGGAAGAGTAAATTGTAAATCGAGAGATGTCTCAGTGATGTGCTGCTCCTGACTGTGGACACTAAAACCTAGCTGCTCTGTTCCAGTGGACAGTACTTGGACAGGCAAACTATATATGTGGGGGTCATGCTACAGACCTTCTCCTCAAGCTGCTCTGCCAGAGATCCTGTTTGGTCCTTTCGGCTGCGTTTGGCTTTACGTCTGGGTGCAGGTTTGGGTTGGGACTCTGAGTCAGACTCTGACCACACAGGGGACGTTGCTGCCTCTTCAGGCTCCACTTCCAGTTGTCTTGTGATCCGGATCCTGACAGACCAGAATATGCATAAAGCTAAGGTCTATACATGTTACAGCAACAGTGTGCAGGGAAAAGCAGACGCTCTTCACTTCAACCAGCTCCTTTAACCCAAAGGCAACAGTAGTGTTTCGAACCTGCGGTGTCCCATGACGATCATCCTCAGCTTGTCTCCCAGGTCCTGCATCTCATGGATCTGAACAAAGGTCCCTGTAGAATAGATGGCATCTAGAGACTCCACCACATCGGACTCATTACTgcaagagacagagacactgatTACTACTGAATATACAAACATGGACAGCAGGAAGT
Proteins encoded in this region:
- the lonp1 gene encoding lon protease homolog, mitochondrial, which encodes MATCMKMFGAARQLHRNSTLVGKLNRPVVFRTSSSRSLLTDTSAPGRLRSPRLPDSPVSVMTAGCRMTARPHRWMRVGGVLRGHTELLTPISPPYMLQERMFGNRAGAGFTGEDGGDSAGSGGEESGGDGGAPYSGPQMTALTPMMVPEVFPNVPLIAVSRNPVFPRFIKIIEVKNKELMELLRRKVRLAQPYAGVFLKRDDSNESDVVESLDAIYSTGTFVQIHEMQDLGDKLRMIVMGHRRIRITRQLEVEPEEAATSPVWSESDSESQPKPAPRRKAKRSRKDQTGSLAEQLEEKISEADLSPEFQPLPSSNILMVEVDNIQHEQFTVTEEVKALTAEIVKTIRDIIALNPLYRESVLQMMQAGQRVVDNPIYLSDMGAALTGAESQELQDVLEETNIPKRLYKALSLLKKEYELSKLQQRLGREVEEKIKQTHRKYLLQEQLKIIKKELGLEKEDKEAIEEKFRERLKERTVPQHIMDVINEELNKLGLLDNHSSEFNVTRNYLDWLTSMPWGTNSEENLSLERAKEVLEEDHYGMDDVKKRILEFIAVSQLRGSTQGKILCFYGPPGVGKTSIARSIARALNRQYFRFSVGGMTDVAEIKGHRRTYVGAMPGKIIQCLKKTKTENPLVLIDEVDKMGRGYQGDPSSALLELLDPEQNANFLDHYLDVPVDLSKVLFICTANVIDTIPEPLRDRMEMINVSGYVAQEKLAIAQQYLVPQLRSLCGLTEDKASISSDALSLLIRQYCRESGVRNLQKQVEKVFRKVAFCIVSGEQSTVTVTPDNLQDYVGKPIFTVDRMYDVTPPGVVMGLAWTAMGGSTLFIETSLRRPAGGADSKGEGSLEVTGQLGDVMKESAKIASTFARAFLMTKEPANHFLVNSHLHLHVPEGATPKDGPSAGCTIVTALLSLATDRPVRQNVAMTGEVSLTGKILPVGGIKEKTIAARRAGVTCIILPNENRKDFSDLPDYISQGLEVHFVDHYSQIYPIVFPQEQS